Proteins from a genomic interval of Stenotrophomonas maltophilia R551-3:
- a CDS encoding enoyl-CoA hydratase-related protein gives MADALIAVADDGAIRTVTVQRPDKLNALNAATLQALAEAFSAAAAAPEVRVVVLTGAGPKAFVAGADIAEMNTLSAVQGRDFSLLGQALMRQIERMPKPVIARVNGFALGGGLELAMACHLRIAADTAKVGQPEINLGLIPGFGGSQRLLRLCGRAATLELCLLGAPINAARALELGIVNEVVPADALDNRVQDIARQLARSAPLALRGLLDAVHVGGECSLDAGLEYESAQFGLLFATEDMREGTSAFLQRRPPAFQNR, from the coding sequence GTGGCAGATGCCCTGATCGCTGTCGCCGACGACGGCGCCATCCGCACCGTGACCGTCCAGCGCCCGGACAAGCTCAACGCCCTGAACGCCGCCACCCTGCAGGCCCTGGCCGAGGCGTTCAGCGCCGCCGCCGCCGCCCCGGAGGTACGCGTGGTGGTGCTGACCGGTGCCGGCCCGAAGGCCTTCGTGGCCGGTGCCGACATCGCCGAAATGAACACACTCAGCGCGGTTCAGGGACGTGATTTCTCGCTGCTGGGCCAGGCCCTGATGCGCCAGATCGAACGCATGCCCAAGCCGGTCATCGCCCGCGTGAACGGCTTTGCGCTGGGCGGCGGCCTGGAACTGGCCATGGCCTGCCATCTGCGCATCGCCGCCGATACCGCCAAAGTCGGCCAACCGGAAATCAACCTCGGCCTGATTCCCGGCTTCGGTGGCAGCCAGCGCCTGCTGCGCCTGTGCGGCCGCGCCGCCACCCTGGAGCTCTGCCTGCTGGGTGCTCCGATCAACGCGGCGCGCGCGCTGGAACTGGGCATCGTCAACGAGGTGGTGCCCGCCGACGCGTTGGACAACCGCGTGCAGGACATCGCCCGCCAGTTGGCACGCTCGGCGCCGCTGGCCCTGCGTGGCCTGCTCGACGCAGTGCACGTGGGCGGCGAATGCAGCCTGGATGCCGGGCTGGAGTACGAGAGCGCGCAGTTCGGTCTGCTGTTTGCCACCGAGGACATGCGCGAAGGCACCAGCGCCTTCCTGCAGCGCCGTCCGCCGGCCTTCCAGAACCGCTGA
- a CDS encoding FKBP-type peptidyl-prolyl cis-trans isomerase N-terminal domain-containing protein yields the protein MKLRSIAVAVAALALTGNAFAQDIASEKGKLSYYFGYDYGNNLAELTGRGEQLDINSVVKGLQDAYAKKQPAITAEQLKPAVEAFQKREQGRAQAAKAEYEKAAAENKTKSDQFIAANKAKAGVQSLPSGVQYRVVEAGKGAKPTQASTVQLEVAGPFPYGQRPTEARPAQQIPSIKVSEVEMKAMRETLLQMPAGSKWEVTLPPDQAYGADPRTPFPPNVAVQFEIKLVSVK from the coding sequence ATGAAGTTGCGTTCTATCGCGGTCGCCGTCGCGGCCCTGGCCCTGACGGGCAATGCCTTCGCCCAGGACATCGCGTCCGAGAAGGGCAAGCTGAGTTATTACTTCGGTTACGACTACGGCAACAACCTGGCGGAGCTGACCGGTCGCGGTGAGCAGCTGGACATCAACTCGGTGGTGAAGGGCCTGCAGGACGCCTACGCCAAGAAGCAGCCGGCCATCACCGCCGAGCAGCTGAAGCCGGCCGTTGAAGCGTTCCAGAAGCGCGAGCAGGGCCGTGCCCAGGCTGCCAAGGCCGAGTACGAAAAGGCTGCTGCCGAAAACAAGACCAAGAGCGATCAGTTCATCGCGGCGAACAAGGCCAAGGCTGGCGTGCAGTCCCTGCCGAGCGGCGTCCAGTACCGCGTGGTCGAAGCCGGCAAGGGCGCCAAGCCGACCCAGGCCAGCACCGTGCAGCTGGAAGTGGCCGGTCCGTTCCCGTACGGCCAGCGCCCGACCGAAGCCCGCCCGGCCCAGCAGATTCCGTCGATCAAGGTCAGCGAAGTCGAAATGAAGGCCATGCGCGAGACCCTGCTGCAGATGCCGGCAGGCTCGAAGTGGGAAGTCACCCTGCCGCCGGACCAGGCCTACGGTGCCGACCCGCGCACCCCGTTCCCGCCGAACGTGGCTGTGCAGTTCGAGATCAAGCTGGTCAGCGTCAAGTAA
- a CDS encoding CoA pyrophosphatase yields MEETARVVASPCIGVCKLDPDRQCTGCGRHLDEIARWSSMSDDERSRILHRVQPLREQLQQSLRGSLADHHRLMRALHPLADPPAGDGWNRSELIDLLPPGPPVEAAVLAGIVPRANGAQVILTRRTETLRTHGGQVGFPGGRTEPDDRDALAAALRESQEEIALAPGQVQALGYLDPFVTITGYRVTPVVAVVDPDFVPVPQPSEVAEVFEVPLDYLMAADNLRQVEINHRGRVRHVLEYGWPGQRIWGATAAILYNLRRRLEQVQ; encoded by the coding sequence ATGGAAGAAACGGCGCGTGTTGTCGCAAGTCCCTGCATCGGCGTGTGCAAGCTGGATCCAGACCGGCAGTGCACCGGCTGCGGGCGGCATCTCGATGAGATCGCACGGTGGTCGTCGATGAGTGACGACGAACGCAGTCGCATCCTGCATCGCGTGCAGCCATTGCGCGAACAGCTCCAGCAATCCCTGCGCGGCTCACTGGCCGACCATCACCGCCTGATGCGCGCGCTGCATCCGCTGGCCGATCCCCCTGCGGGTGATGGCTGGAACCGCAGCGAACTGATCGACCTTTTGCCGCCGGGACCGCCGGTGGAAGCGGCAGTGCTGGCCGGTATCGTGCCGCGCGCCAACGGTGCACAGGTGATCCTCACCCGCCGCACCGAAACCCTGCGCACGCATGGTGGTCAGGTCGGATTCCCCGGTGGCCGTACCGAACCCGATGACCGTGACGCACTGGCCGCCGCACTGCGCGAGAGCCAGGAAGAGATCGCACTGGCCCCCGGCCAGGTGCAGGCATTGGGCTATCTCGATCCGTTCGTGACCATCACCGGCTACCGGGTCACCCCGGTGGTGGCGGTGGTCGATCCGGATTTCGTGCCGGTGCCGCAGCCCAGCGAAGTGGCCGAGGTATTCGAGGTGCCGCTGGACTACCTGATGGCCGCCGACAACCTGCGCCAGGTCGAAATCAATCATCGCGGCCGCGTCCGCCATGTCCTCGAGTACGGTTGGCCGGGCCAGCGTATCTGGGGGGCAACCGCGGCCATCCTGTACAACCTGCGTCGCCGCTTGGAGCAAGTGCAATGA
- a CDS encoding sulfurtransferase codes for MKPIDPPWTTLVDVATLAAVLGEGVRVVDARATASTAVRVVDARSSLADPQAGSGQYLAGHVPGAVYADLNRDLSDLTRSDHGRHPLPDSDAFAAKLGQWGIGPDTQVVVYDGSDGSMAASRLWWLLRLIGHSKVAVLDGGIAAWQAAGHALATGQGEVTALPAYPGRFDTTQIANADEITARLKHAPGWLVDARAGERFRGEVEPLDPVAGHVPGAVNRPFALNVVDGHLRDAQELRAELQGVIGNRDPQQVVLMCGSGVTACHLLLAMEAAGLSGARIYADSWSGWVSDSTRPVASGA; via the coding sequence ATGAAGCCGATCGATCCGCCGTGGACCACGCTTGTCGATGTCGCCACCCTGGCCGCAGTGTTGGGCGAAGGTGTGCGCGTGGTCGATGCACGTGCCACCGCCAGTACAGCCGTGCGCGTGGTCGATGCGCGTTCCTCGCTGGCCGATCCACAGGCCGGCAGCGGCCAGTACCTCGCGGGACATGTTCCGGGCGCGGTGTATGCCGACCTCAATCGGGACCTGTCGGATCTGACCCGCAGCGACCACGGCCGTCACCCGCTGCCGGACAGCGATGCCTTCGCCGCGAAGCTCGGCCAGTGGGGCATCGGTCCCGACACCCAGGTGGTGGTCTACGACGGCAGCGATGGCAGCATGGCCGCCTCGCGCCTGTGGTGGCTGCTGCGCCTGATCGGGCACAGCAAGGTGGCCGTGCTCGACGGTGGCATCGCCGCCTGGCAGGCCGCAGGTCACGCGTTGGCAACCGGCCAGGGCGAAGTAACGGCGCTGCCGGCTTACCCGGGCCGTTTCGACACCACCCAGATCGCCAATGCCGATGAAATCACCGCCCGGTTGAAGCATGCGCCGGGCTGGTTGGTCGACGCACGCGCAGGCGAGCGCTTCCGCGGCGAAGTGGAGCCGCTGGACCCGGTCGCCGGTCATGTGCCCGGTGCGGTCAACCGTCCGTTTGCGCTGAACGTAGTCGACGGCCACCTGCGCGATGCACAGGAACTGCGTGCCGAACTGCAGGGCGTGATCGGTAACCGCGATCCGCAGCAGGTGGTGCTGATGTGCGGCTCCGGCGTGACCGCCTGCCACCTGCTGCTGGCGATGGAAGCGGCCGGTCTGTCCGGCGCACGCATCTATGCCGATTCCTGGAGCGGCTGGGTCAGCGACAGCACCCGCCCGGTGGCCAGCGGCGCCTGA
- a CDS encoding N-acetylmuramoyl-L-alanine amidase, producing the protein MPNPLLPGLQLQPLPYQDRLPLRDPATLEMVVIHCTELPDLAMAREYGERVLYDSGAGNSGHFYIDRDGSVLQYVAPERVAHHVRGMNAHTLGIELVNTGRYPYWFDSRQQAMDEPYTEAQLQALEQLLLALVARYPSLRRIAGHDQLDLEQVPASDDPALMVARKRDPGPLFPWARVLAKVPLQGLE; encoded by the coding sequence ATGCCCAACCCGCTCCTGCCCGGCCTGCAGCTGCAGCCCCTGCCCTACCAAGACCGCCTGCCGCTGCGCGACCCGGCCACGCTGGAGATGGTGGTGATCCACTGCACCGAGCTGCCCGATCTGGCGATGGCCCGCGAGTACGGCGAGCGCGTGCTGTATGACAGCGGCGCTGGCAACAGCGGCCACTTCTACATCGACCGCGATGGCAGCGTGCTGCAGTACGTGGCACCGGAACGCGTGGCCCACCACGTGCGTGGCATGAACGCACACACGCTGGGCATTGAGCTGGTCAATACCGGCCGCTACCCGTATTGGTTCGACAGCCGCCAGCAGGCGATGGACGAGCCCTACACCGAGGCGCAGCTTCAGGCGCTTGAGCAGCTGTTGCTGGCGCTGGTAGCGCGCTACCCGTCGCTGCGGCGGATTGCCGGGCACGACCAGCTGGACCTGGAGCAGGTGCCGGCCAGCGATGACCCGGCGCTGATGGTGGCGCGCAAACGCGACCCGGGACCGTTGTTCCCCTGGGCGCGGGTGCTGGCGAAGGTGCCGCTGCAGGGGTTGGAGTAA
- a CDS encoding alpha/beta hydrolase has translation MSRGHCILSHGFESGPEATKVTALADVAQRLGWTHERPDYTDLDAMSEVSRVGDVPTRLRRLVERTAIAAQQGPVVLAGSSLGAYISAIASLQVPVAGLFLMVPPTTMGPMPALDAAPVPTTVVQAWHDEVVPAAGVIAWAQARSAQLLLVDDGHRLERHVEASAQAFERLLHQL, from the coding sequence ATGAGCCGCGGCCACTGCATCCTGTCCCACGGTTTCGAGAGCGGCCCGGAGGCGACCAAGGTCACCGCGCTGGCCGACGTGGCGCAGCGCCTGGGCTGGACCCATGAGCGCCCGGACTACACCGACCTCGATGCGATGAGCGAGGTCAGCAGGGTGGGCGATGTGCCGACCCGCCTGCGCCGCCTGGTCGAACGCACCGCCATCGCTGCCCAGCAGGGCCCGGTGGTGCTGGCCGGCTCCAGCCTGGGTGCCTACATCTCTGCCATCGCCTCGCTGCAGGTGCCGGTGGCCGGCCTGTTCCTGATGGTGCCGCCGACCACCATGGGCCCGATGCCGGCGCTGGACGCCGCGCCGGTGCCGACCACGGTGGTGCAGGCCTGGCATGACGAGGTGGTGCCGGCCGCAGGCGTGATTGCCTGGGCCCAGGCGCGTTCGGCCCAGCTGCTGCTGGTCGACGACGGCCACCGCCTGGAACGCCATGTGGAGGCCTCTGCGCAGGCCTTCGAGCGCCTGCTGCACCAGCTGTGA
- the rlmKL gene encoding bifunctional 23S rRNA (guanine(2069)-N(7))-methyltransferase RlmK/23S rRNA (guanine(2445)-N(2))-methyltransferase RlmL, whose product MKFFVSCAKGLEYLLADELSALGLEKATATIAGVNAEGELEQALRIVMWSRLASRVLWPIDAFECPDEQALYDGVRALPWHEHIKPEMTLAVDAHVSGDKITHARFAAQRIKDAIVDRMRDEGLERPSVNTDLPDVRVNLSLRKGRASLSIDLGGGSLHRRGWRGAAHEAPLKENLAAALLLRAQWPRLHAAGGGLLDPMCGSGTLLIEGALMAADVAPGLMRHGSLPPSRWLGFDKAAWKAIQSEARDREAAGLAALKPVIHGSDIDPTAIQAARENAEVAGVAHAIRFTRADVADLAAPEQEIGAVVCNPPYDERLAADPALYRALGNALQKAVPQWRASLLCGNDELAFATGLRAGKKYQMFNGALECALIICDPIAVPGRDPAQPRELSEGAQMVANRLRKNLKKFKSWRAREDITCFRAYDADLPEYAAAIDVYEEDGGQRRTFLHVQEYAAPAAIPENDVRRRRNELLAAAREVFGVPPEQVSMKSRERGKGGSKYGRFEQRDEFIVVRENNALLQVNLFDYLDTGLFLDHRPLRRMMAEQALGKRFLNLFCYTGVASVQAAVAGAASTTSVDLSATYLQWCYDNLALNGQGGNQHLLVQADAMAWLEGDRGQYDVIFCDPPTFSNSARADDFDVQREQLKLLRAAVARLAPGGVLYFSNNFRRFKLEENAIAEFAQCREITARTIGPDFERNARIHRAWELKRLG is encoded by the coding sequence GTGAAATTTTTTGTCTCCTGCGCCAAGGGCCTGGAATACCTGCTTGCCGATGAGCTGTCGGCCCTGGGCCTGGAAAAGGCCACTGCCACCATTGCCGGCGTCAACGCCGAGGGCGAACTGGAGCAGGCGCTGCGGATCGTGATGTGGTCGCGCCTGGCCAGCCGCGTGCTGTGGCCCATCGACGCGTTCGAGTGCCCGGACGAGCAGGCCCTGTACGACGGCGTGCGCGCCCTGCCGTGGCACGAGCACATCAAGCCGGAAATGACCCTGGCGGTGGATGCGCACGTGTCCGGCGACAAGATCACCCATGCGCGCTTCGCCGCGCAGCGGATCAAGGACGCCATTGTCGACCGCATGCGTGACGAAGGCCTGGAACGCCCCTCGGTCAACACCGATCTGCCCGACGTGCGCGTGAACCTGTCACTGCGCAAGGGCCGTGCCTCGCTGTCGATCGACCTCGGCGGCGGCTCGCTGCACCGCCGTGGCTGGCGAGGCGCCGCCCACGAGGCGCCGCTGAAGGAAAACCTCGCCGCCGCCCTGCTGCTGCGCGCGCAGTGGCCGCGCCTGCACGCCGCCGGTGGTGGCCTGCTGGACCCGATGTGCGGCAGTGGCACGCTGCTGATCGAAGGTGCGCTGATGGCCGCCGACGTCGCCCCCGGCCTGATGCGCCACGGCAGCCTGCCGCCGAGCCGCTGGCTGGGTTTCGACAAGGCCGCCTGGAAGGCGATCCAGAGCGAGGCACGTGACCGCGAAGCTGCTGGCCTGGCTGCGCTGAAGCCGGTCATCCACGGCAGCGACATCGACCCGACCGCAATCCAGGCCGCGCGCGAAAATGCTGAAGTGGCCGGCGTCGCCCATGCGATCCGTTTCACCCGCGCCGATGTGGCCGACCTGGCTGCGCCGGAGCAGGAAATCGGTGCGGTGGTCTGCAATCCGCCGTACGACGAGCGCCTGGCCGCCGATCCGGCGCTGTACCGTGCGCTGGGCAACGCGCTGCAGAAGGCGGTGCCGCAGTGGCGTGCGAGCCTGCTGTGCGGCAACGACGAGCTGGCCTTTGCCACTGGCCTGCGTGCGGGTAAGAAGTACCAGATGTTCAACGGTGCGCTGGAATGCGCGCTGATCATCTGCGACCCGATCGCCGTGCCCGGACGCGACCCGGCTCAGCCGCGTGAGCTGAGCGAAGGCGCGCAGATGGTGGCCAACCGCCTGCGCAAGAACCTGAAGAAGTTCAAGAGCTGGCGCGCCCGAGAGGACATCACCTGCTTCCGCGCCTATGACGCCGACCTGCCGGAATACGCGGCGGCCATTGATGTCTACGAGGAAGACGGTGGCCAGCGCCGTACCTTCCTGCACGTGCAGGAATATGCCGCGCCGGCCGCGATTCCGGAAAACGACGTGCGTCGTCGCCGCAACGAACTGTTGGCCGCTGCACGGGAAGTGTTCGGCGTGCCGCCGGAGCAGGTGTCGATGAAGTCGCGTGAGCGCGGCAAGGGCGGCAGCAAGTACGGCCGTTTCGAACAGCGTGATGAATTCATCGTGGTGCGTGAGAACAATGCGCTGCTGCAGGTGAACCTGTTCGACTACCTTGACACCGGCTTGTTCCTCGACCACCGCCCGCTGCGCCGGATGATGGCCGAGCAGGCGCTTGGCAAGCGCTTCCTCAACCTGTTCTGCTACACCGGCGTGGCCAGCGTGCAGGCCGCCGTGGCCGGTGCGGCCAGCACCACCAGCGTCGACTTGTCGGCGACTTACCTGCAGTGGTGCTACGACAACCTGGCGCTGAACGGGCAGGGCGGCAACCAGCACCTGCTGGTGCAGGCCGATGCGATGGCCTGGCTGGAAGGCGACCGCGGCCAGTACGACGTGATCTTCTGCGATCCGCCGACGTTCTCCAACTCCGCGCGTGCCGACGACTTCGACGTGCAGCGCGAGCAGCTGAAACTGCTGCGTGCAGCGGTGGCGCGGCTGGCGCCAGGTGGCGTGCTGTACTTCTCCAACAACTTCCGCCGCTTCAAGCTGGAAGAGAACGCCATCGCCGAATTCGCCCAGTGCCGCGAGATCACCGCGCGCACCATCGGCCCGGATTTCGAGCGCAACGCGCGCATCCACCGTGCGTGGGAACTGAAGCGGTTGGGGTAA
- a CDS encoding DUF3325 domain-containing protein: MMLLALTLSFSAFTALSLAMEKHQHDLHGKAAAAPARRTQWRVLGWALLTVAFALCVVDHGWAMGPVLWLGVMTVGGVVLSFGLYPYRPKWIAPLAIALPVAGLLVALL, from the coding sequence ATGATGTTGCTGGCGTTGACCCTGTCGTTCTCTGCGTTCACCGCGTTGTCGCTGGCGATGGAGAAACACCAGCATGACCTGCATGGCAAGGCCGCGGCCGCGCCGGCACGGCGCACGCAGTGGCGGGTGCTGGGTTGGGCGCTACTGACGGTAGCGTTTGCACTGTGCGTGGTCGACCACGGCTGGGCAATGGGCCCGGTGCTGTGGCTGGGCGTGATGACCGTGGGCGGCGTGGTGTTGTCGTTCGGGTTGTACCCGTACCGGCCGAAGTGGATCGCACCACTGGCGATCGCGCTGCCTGTGGCCGGGCTGCTGGTGGCGTTGCTGTAG
- a CDS encoding PepSY-associated TM helix domain-containing protein yields MKNGFRQSMAWLHTWTGLLVGWLLLLIFMAGTASYYREEISRWMRPELPSSNVSIDVAAQRAVDYLQANAAQAENWFVTLPQPRNPAMQMFWRLPPELADPSRGRRGGFGDATLDPNTGQALKARETRGGDFFYRLHFDLHYIPVLWARYLVGFCAMFMLVAIITGVITHKKIFKDFFTFRKDKGLRSWLDFHNVSAVMALPYHAMITYTGIVTLMIMYLPWGVKVAYPQDEDKFFSEAFGGMPEVTAPAEGRATPLPIAQLLDSARAHWHGVEVAGFTVSNPGAANAVIDIRQRDGKRLSTDTPAVRYDMVNGTLLEETPPSGGATATRGVLYGLHLARFADWGLRALFFLSGLVGCLMVASGVVLWAVKERPKHAKSGRIGFGLRLVDALNIGTVAGLPIAFAAYFWGNRLLPLDIAERSSAEANVFFYAWGAALLAAFIWPKRMMWAWQLYLGAAAFALVPVVNALTTHAHLGNTLRNGDWVLAGFDLSMIAFGAMLALCGWRMQRWTPPLSAAEKKKRAAAAAAPKTPVDAAETAEAEASA; encoded by the coding sequence ATGAAGAACGGATTCCGTCAGTCGATGGCCTGGCTGCACACCTGGACCGGCCTGCTGGTCGGCTGGCTGCTGCTGCTGATCTTCATGGCCGGCACGGCCAGTTACTACCGCGAGGAAATCAGCCGCTGGATGCGTCCTGAGCTGCCCTCCAGCAACGTCAGCATCGACGTCGCCGCGCAGCGTGCCGTGGATTACCTGCAGGCCAATGCCGCGCAGGCCGAGAACTGGTTCGTAACGTTGCCGCAGCCGCGCAATCCCGCCATGCAGATGTTCTGGCGGCTGCCGCCGGAGCTGGCCGATCCCAGCCGTGGCCGTCGCGGTGGCTTCGGCGATGCCACACTGGACCCGAACACCGGCCAGGCACTGAAGGCCCGCGAGACCCGAGGCGGTGATTTCTTCTACCGCCTGCATTTTGACCTGCACTACATTCCTGTGCTGTGGGCGCGCTACCTGGTCGGCTTCTGCGCGATGTTCATGCTGGTGGCGATCATCACCGGTGTCATCACCCACAAGAAAATCTTCAAGGACTTCTTCACCTTCCGCAAGGACAAGGGCCTGCGTTCCTGGCTCGATTTCCACAACGTCAGCGCGGTGATGGCCCTGCCCTACCACGCGATGATCACCTACACCGGCATCGTCACCCTGATGATCATGTACCTGCCGTGGGGGGTGAAAGTCGCCTACCCACAGGACGAGGACAAGTTCTTCAGCGAAGCCTTCGGCGGCATGCCGGAGGTGACCGCGCCGGCCGAAGGCCGCGCCACGCCGCTGCCGATCGCGCAGCTGCTGGACAGCGCGCGAGCGCACTGGCACGGCGTGGAGGTGGCCGGCTTCACCGTATCCAACCCGGGCGCGGCCAATGCAGTGATCGACATCCGCCAGCGTGACGGCAAGCGCCTGTCCACCGACACCCCGGCCGTGCGCTACGACATGGTCAACGGCACGCTGCTGGAAGAAACACCGCCTTCCGGTGGCGCCACCGCCACCCGCGGCGTGCTATACGGCCTGCACCTGGCGCGCTTCGCCGACTGGGGCCTGCGCGCACTGTTCTTCCTGTCCGGCCTGGTCGGCTGCCTGATGGTGGCCAGCGGCGTGGTGCTGTGGGCGGTGAAGGAACGGCCCAAGCACGCCAAGAGTGGCCGCATAGGCTTCGGCCTGCGCCTGGTCGATGCGTTGAACATCGGCACCGTGGCCGGCCTGCCGATCGCCTTTGCAGCGTACTTCTGGGGCAACCGCCTGCTGCCGCTGGACATCGCCGAGCGCTCCAGCGCCGAGGCCAACGTGTTCTTCTACGCCTGGGGCGCGGCACTGCTGGCCGCCTTCATCTGGCCGAAGCGGATGATGTGGGCGTGGCAGCTGTACCTGGGCGCAGCCGCGTTCGCGCTGGTGCCGGTGGTCAATGCACTGACCACGCATGCGCACCTGGGCAACACCCTGCGCAACGGCGACTGGGTGCTGGCCGGCTTTGACCTGTCGATGATCGCCTTCGGTGCGATGCTGGCATTGTGCGGTTGGCGCATGCAGCGCTGGACGCCACCGTTGAGCGCGGCCGAGAAAAAGAAACGTGCGGCTGCCGCGGCGGCGCCCAAAACCCCGGTTGACGCTGCGGAAACCGCCGAAGCGGAGGCCAGCGCATGA
- a CDS encoding DUF3649 domain-containing protein — MDRSPATASPRTFFSNPRWSVLSRSLAAIFGGYALASVTSVFCAVALPGARGQTVLTGMLLAILVAACAALWAFATRSALRAWVGILAPTLLMAVIARMLGAWA, encoded by the coding sequence GTGGACCGCTCGCCCGCAACCGCCAGCCCCCGCACCTTCTTCTCCAACCCGCGCTGGAGCGTGTTGTCACGCTCGCTGGCGGCGATCTTCGGCGGCTACGCGCTGGCTTCTGTGACCAGCGTGTTCTGCGCGGTGGCGCTGCCCGGCGCACGTGGCCAGACCGTGCTGACCGGCATGCTGCTGGCCATTCTGGTGGCCGCCTGCGCGGCGCTGTGGGCGTTCGCCACGCGCAGTGCGCTGCGTGCGTGGGTCGGCATCCTCGCCCCCACCCTGCTGATGGCAGTCATCGCGCGCATGCTGGGGGCCTGGGCATGA